The following proteins come from a genomic window of Candidatus Methylomirabilota bacterium:
- a CDS encoding menaquinone biosynthesis decarboxylase: protein MAFDDLREFVAHLEKTGHLKRVRARVSRDLEIAEITDRVSKGPATLNQALLFESVEGFDSPVLINAFGSPDRMAAALGVEHLNELSARVVKLLDMKMPGTLVDKLKKLGDLFDVAKAGPKRVRSAACQEVVETDRPSLATLPVLRCWPGDAGRFITLPMVFTKDPVTGARNVGMYRLQVFDDRTLGMHWQIHKGSAEHQRLAEERRKPMDVAIALGGDPASIYSASAPLPPGIDEMVFAGWLRGSGVPMVQAKTVDLEVPAEAEIILEGTVDPAERRLEGPFGDHTGYYSLARDYPVFHLKAVTRRKQPIYPTTIVGRPPQEDYWLGKATERIFLPIIRLMLPEVVDMNMPAEGVFHNLVIVSIKKRYPGQARKVMYALWGLGLMMLAKNILVVSDHVDVQNLSEVAWRATGNVDAKRDIVIVDGPMDDLDHAALRHRFGGKMGIDATEKTADDGISQPWPEEIVMSEEMRSLVTKRWQEYGL from the coding sequence GTGGCCTTCGACGACCTCCGCGAGTTCGTCGCCCACCTCGAGAAGACCGGGCACCTCAAGCGCGTGCGCGCCCGTGTCTCCCGCGACCTCGAGATCGCCGAGATCACGGACCGGGTCTCGAAGGGTCCGGCTACGCTGAACCAGGCCCTGCTGTTCGAGAGCGTCGAGGGCTTCGACAGCCCTGTGCTCATCAACGCATTCGGCTCGCCGGACCGCATGGCGGCGGCGCTCGGCGTCGAGCACCTCAATGAGCTGTCGGCGCGCGTCGTGAAGCTCCTCGACATGAAGATGCCGGGCACGCTCGTCGACAAGCTCAAGAAGCTCGGCGACCTCTTCGACGTCGCGAAAGCCGGCCCCAAGCGCGTGCGCTCCGCTGCGTGCCAGGAGGTCGTCGAGACGGACCGGCCGAGCCTGGCGACCCTGCCCGTGTTGCGCTGCTGGCCGGGGGACGCGGGGCGCTTCATCACGCTTCCGATGGTCTTCACGAAGGATCCGGTGACCGGCGCGCGCAACGTGGGCATGTACCGGCTCCAGGTGTTCGACGATCGCACGCTGGGCATGCACTGGCAGATCCACAAGGGCTCGGCCGAGCACCAGCGGCTCGCGGAGGAGCGGCGCAAGCCGATGGACGTCGCCATCGCCCTGGGCGGCGACCCCGCCTCGATCTACTCCGCCTCGGCGCCCCTGCCTCCGGGCATAGACGAAATGGTCTTCGCGGGGTGGCTGCGCGGATCCGGCGTCCCCATGGTGCAGGCCAAGACGGTGGACCTCGAGGTGCCCGCCGAAGCTGAGATCATCCTCGAGGGCACCGTGGATCCTGCCGAGCGCAGGCTCGAAGGGCCCTTCGGCGACCACACGGGCTACTACTCGCTGGCGCGGGACTACCCGGTCTTCCACTTGAAGGCCGTCACGCGCCGCAAGCAGCCGATCTATCCCACGACGATCGTGGGCCGGCCGCCGCAGGAGGACTACTGGCTCGGCAAAGCGACCGAGCGCATCTTCCTGCCCATCATCCGGCTGATGCTGCCCGAGGTCGTGGACATGAACATGCCCGCGGAGGGCGTCTTTCACAACCTCGTCATCGTCTCGATCAAGAAGCGCTATCCCGGCCAGGCGCGCAAGGTCATGTACGCCCTCTGGGGGCTCGGGCTCATGATGCTGGCCAAGAACATCCTCGTCGTCTCCGACCACGTGGACGTCCAGAACCTCTCCGAAGTCGCCTGGCGCGCCACGGGCAACGTGGACGCCAAGCGCGACATCGTCATCGTGGACGGGCCGATGGACGACCTCGACCACGCTGCGCTCCGCCACCGTTTCGGCGGCAAGATGGGCATCGACGCGACGGAGAAGACCGCGGATGACGGCATCAGCCAACCGTGGCCCGAGGAGATCGTGATGAGCGAGGAGATGCGCTCGCTCGTGACGAAGCGCTGGCAAGAATACGGCCTGTAG
- a CDS encoding UbiA-like polyprenyltransferase: MPSTFRNFLDAIKFEHTVFALPFAYVAMVLAADGWPAWRVVVWVTLAMTGARTLAMSVNRLADRLIDAANPRTAKRHLPTGLLAPWHMLLAAVASGALLALSGWMLNPLCLKLAPWAALFLIGYSYTKRFTWTSHWILGFTDGIAAAGGWIAVSGVFAPPTFVLWFALTVWIAGFDLIYACQDVDFDRRAGLHSFPARFGIAPTLHAAKVCHVLTVVAFGALGWTMGLGWLYWAGVVIVAGLFVYEHSLVSPTDLSRLDVAFFNVNGYIALILFAAVLGGRLV, encoded by the coding sequence GTGCCCAGCACGTTTCGCAACTTCCTGGACGCGATCAAGTTCGAACACACCGTCTTCGCCCTGCCCTTCGCCTACGTGGCGATGGTCCTGGCGGCGGACGGCTGGCCGGCTTGGCGGGTCGTCGTCTGGGTGACGCTCGCCATGACGGGGGCGCGGACGCTCGCGATGAGCGTCAACCGTCTGGCCGACCGGCTGATCGACGCGGCCAATCCGCGCACCGCAAAGCGCCACCTGCCCACGGGGCTCCTGGCGCCCTGGCACATGCTGCTGGCGGCCGTCGCCTCCGGCGCGCTCCTCGCCCTCTCCGGGTGGATGCTCAACCCGCTCTGCCTCAAGCTGGCGCCCTGGGCCGCCCTCTTCCTGATCGGCTACTCCTACACCAAGCGCTTTACCTGGACGAGCCACTGGATCCTCGGCTTCACCGACGGCATCGCGGCCGCGGGAGGCTGGATCGCCGTGAGCGGGGTGTTCGCTCCGCCCACGTTCGTGCTCTGGTTCGCGCTGACAGTCTGGATCGCCGGCTTCGACCTGATCTACGCCTGCCAGGACGTGGACTTCGACAGGCGTGCCGGGCTCCATTCCTTCCCCGCGCGCTTCGGTATCGCCCCCACGCTTCACGCCGCCAAGGTCTGCCATGTGCTGACGGTCGTCGCCTTCGGCGCGCTCGGCTGGACGATGGGGCTCGGCTGGCTCTACTGGGCGGGCGTGGTCATCGTGGCGGGCCTGTTCGTCTACGAGCATTCGCTGGTCTCGCCCACGGATCTCTCGCGGCTCGACGTCGCCTTCTTCAACGTCAACGGGTATATCGCGCTGATCCTCTTCGCCGCCGTCCTGGGCGGGAGGCTCGTCTGA
- a CDS encoding ubiquinone/menaquinone biosynthesis methyltransferase, which produces MFSRIAGRYDLMNGLMTFGMHHAWRRAAARETIASPEGPGLDLATGTGDLALELGRIHPRRTIVGADFAHGMLTIAEEKRRAEDTGGRIRLVEADALSLPFEARTFAFVTSAFLLRNLADLRQGLAEMRRVSRPGGRVVALEITQADLPGWAPLFRAYFHHVVPRVGALVGGDREAYTYLPQSVDRFLTPAALSALLEEIGLRGVKYRRLGLSTIAIHTGIA; this is translated from the coding sequence ATGTTCTCGCGCATCGCCGGACGCTACGACCTGATGAACGGCCTGATGACCTTCGGCATGCACCACGCGTGGCGGCGGGCAGCCGCGCGCGAGACCATCGCCTCCCCCGAGGGGCCGGGACTGGACCTGGCGACGGGCACGGGCGACCTGGCGCTCGAGCTGGGCCGGATCCATCCTCGCCGGACCATCGTGGGCGCGGACTTCGCCCACGGGATGCTGACGATCGCCGAGGAGAAGCGCCGCGCGGAGGACACGGGTGGCCGCATCCGGCTGGTCGAGGCCGACGCGCTCTCCCTGCCCTTCGAGGCGCGCACCTTCGCGTTCGTGACCTCGGCCTTCCTCCTGCGGAACCTCGCCGATCTCCGGCAAGGGCTCGCGGAGATGCGCCGCGTCTCGCGCCCCGGCGGCCGCGTCGTCGCGCTCGAGATCACGCAGGCCGACCTGCCCGGCTGGGCCCCCCTCTTCCGCGCCTACTTCCATCACGTGGTCCCGCGCGTGGGCGCGCTCGTGGGCGGCGACCGCGAGGCCTACACCTATCTCCCGCAGTCGGTGGACCGCTTCCTCACGCCGGCCGCGCTCTCCGCGCTCTTGGAGGAGATCGGCTTGCGCGGCGTCAAGTACCGCCGCCTCGGCCTCAGCACCATCGCCATCCACACGGGCATCGCGTAG
- a CDS encoding aldehyde dehydrogenase family protein: MAADDGSIQLPLYCPLVINGEEGKAANGQQFKRENPADIRQLATIAEQGTPEDARAAIDAARVAFDSNVGNWIYNYKLREQALFRTARLIRDNADRLARVVSLEVGMPIRQAVPHVAAAADIFEFYAGLAGKIYGESFTLPSGSMINVVKEPVGVVALVTPWNFPLTQTARKVAPALAAGCTVVIKPASYTPAAGYELVKLMLQTGLPKGVLNLVPGPGQVVGSEIISSKKVDKISFTGETGTGKAIAAQAATEVKRISLELGGKAPYLIFDDADVDAAARAAVFGMFRNAGQACGATTRLLVQEGIHDRLLARVVELTRKIEVGHPSRQSTDMGPLISGSQERVVQGYIKLGLDAGFDLVTGGHKLSGDGYDHGYYVEPTIFDRVDNASKLGQEEIFGPVVTVTTFRDESEAVDLANAVEFGLVAGVWSADYPRAMRVARRIRAGTIWIWDNYAQPVEGIWGGYKQSGMGRELGYHGLNDFLEVKQIFTDGTGLTMKPAYGQVIKE, encoded by the coding sequence ATGGCCGCAGACGATGGCTCAATCCAGTTGCCACTGTACTGTCCTCTGGTCATTAACGGTGAGGAGGGCAAGGCCGCGAACGGCCAGCAATTCAAGAGAGAGAACCCAGCCGACATCCGCCAGCTAGCCACCATCGCCGAGCAGGGGACGCCGGAGGACGCGCGCGCTGCCATTGACGCCGCCCGCGTCGCCTTCGACAGCAATGTCGGCAACTGGATTTACAACTACAAGCTCAGAGAGCAAGCGTTGTTTCGCACGGCTCGCCTGATCCGCGACAACGCTGACCGGCTGGCCCGGGTGGTGAGCCTGGAAGTGGGCATGCCGATACGGCAGGCGGTGCCCCACGTCGCGGCCGCGGCCGACATCTTCGAGTTCTATGCCGGGTTGGCGGGCAAGATCTACGGCGAAAGTTTCACCCTGCCCAGCGGCTCCATGATCAACGTGGTCAAGGAACCGGTGGGCGTGGTGGCGTTGGTAACCCCCTGGAACTTCCCTTTGACTCAGACCGCTCGGAAAGTGGCCCCAGCCCTTGCCGCCGGCTGCACCGTCGTGATCAAGCCGGCCAGCTATACTCCGGCGGCCGGCTACGAATTGGTAAAGCTGATGCTCCAGACCGGGCTACCCAAGGGTGTGCTCAACCTGGTCCCGGGGCCCGGGCAGGTCGTCGGCTCGGAGATCATCAGCAGCAAGAAGGTGGACAAGATCTCATTCACCGGCGAGACAGGCACCGGCAAGGCGATCGCGGCCCAGGCGGCAACCGAGGTCAAGCGGATCAGCCTGGAACTGGGGGGCAAAGCCCCTTACCTGATCTTCGATGACGCCGATGTGGATGCTGCCGCCCGCGCCGCCGTCTTCGGCATGTTCCGCAATGCAGGCCAGGCCTGCGGCGCCACGACCCGGCTGCTCGTCCAGGAGGGGATCCACGACCGGCTCCTTGCCCGCGTAGTGGAGCTGACCCGGAAGATCGAAGTCGGGCATCCATCCAGACAGTCCACCGACATGGGGCCGCTGATCTCCGGCAGCCAGGAGCGCGTGGTCCAGGGTTACATCAAGCTCGGACTGGACGCGGGATTCGATCTGGTCACCGGCGGCCACAAGCTCTCCGGTGACGGCTACGACCACGGCTATTACGTCGAGCCCACCATTTTCGACCGGGTCGATAACGCGTCCAAGCTCGGCCAGGAGGAGATTTTTGGCCCGGTGGTGACGGTGACCACCTTTAGGGATGAAAGCGAGGCGGTGGACCTGGCAAACGCGGTGGAGTTCGGGTTGGTGGCCGGGGTCTGGAGCGCCGACTACCCGCGCGCGATGCGGGTGGCCCGTCGAATTCGCGCCGGGACGATCTGGATCTGGGACAACTACGCCCAGCCGGTCGAGGGCATCTGGGGAGGGTACAAGCAGAGTGGCATGGGGCGAGAGCTTGGCTACCACGGGCTGAACGACTTCCTCGAGGTCAAGCAGATTTTCACTGACGGCACCGGTCTCACGATGAAGCCAGCGTATGGCCAGGTGATCAAGGAGTAG
- a CDS encoding DinB family protein: protein MSTTLQPDRDKEIRGQLVSHLESGHNHMSFAEALKGLPAPAINSRLPRVPYAIWHLVEHIRLTQRDMLDYMTSASYQEPPFPEGYWPRKSARATPAQWRQSLAGFQQDLGAVIELARDPARDLFAFVPNSAGTHTFYRCCLVIADHNSYHVGELGIWRQAAGLWPKGRKA from the coding sequence ATGTCGACTACGCTCCAGCCAGACAGGGACAAGGAGATCCGCGGCCAGCTCGTGTCGCACCTCGAGAGCGGACACAACCATATGTCGTTCGCCGAGGCGCTCAAGGGGTTGCCGGCACCCGCGATCAACTCCCGCCTTCCGAGAGTGCCCTACGCCATCTGGCATCTCGTCGAGCACATCCGCCTCACGCAACGGGACATGCTCGACTACATGACGAGCGCATCCTACCAGGAGCCTCCCTTCCCGGAAGGCTACTGGCCGCGGAAGAGCGCGCGGGCGACGCCCGCCCAGTGGCGCCAGTCTCTCGCCGGTTTCCAGCAGGACCTGGGCGCCGTCATCGAGCTCGCCCGCGATCCCGCACGCGATCTCTTCGCCTTCGTGCCCAACAGCGCCGGCACACACACCTTCTATCGGTGCTGCCTGGTCATCGCCGATCACAATTCCTACCACGTCGGAGAGCTGGGGATCTGGCGCCAGGCGGCCGGGCTCTGGCCGAAGGGCAGGAAAGCCTAG
- a CDS encoding cobalamin-independent methionine synthase II family protein, giving the protein MQRSVDRILTTHTGSLPRPHDLTQTMFAREEGVPVDPAALAARIRSAVAEVVRKQAEVGLDVINDGEFSKPSYATYVKDRLAGFGGASHPLQYRDLVDFPGMARRVFGDPGRARRKTPACTEPVALRDADAARADVANLQAALAQVKAREAFLTAASPGVISLFFRNDHYPSHETYLFAIAEAMKHEYETVAGAGLVLQVDCPDLAMGRHIQFADLSVEEFRGMARLHLEALDYALAGVPPEQSRIHLCWGNYEGPHHYDVPLAEIIDLVFAARPAAVSFEAANPRHAHEWRVFESVKVPGGKVIVPGVIDSTTNFIEHPALIAERIGRYARLVGRENVIAGSDCGFGTWVGQAAVDPDIVWAKLGSLAEGARLASRELW; this is encoded by the coding sequence ATGCAACGAAGCGTTGATCGCATCCTGACGACCCACACGGGCAGCCTGCCCCGGCCCCACGACCTGACCCAGACCATGTTCGCGAGGGAGGAAGGCGTCCCCGTCGATCCCGCCGCCCTGGCCGCGAGGATCCGATCGGCCGTGGCCGAGGTGGTGCGCAAGCAGGCCGAGGTGGGCCTCGATGTGATCAACGATGGCGAGTTCAGCAAGCCGAGCTACGCGACGTACGTCAAGGACCGCCTTGCGGGCTTCGGAGGGGCGAGTCATCCTCTCCAGTACCGCGACCTCGTGGACTTCCCCGGCATGGCTCGTCGGGTGTTCGGGGACCCGGGCCGCGCGCGACGCAAGACACCGGCGTGCACGGAACCGGTCGCCCTTCGTGACGCCGACGCGGCCCGCGCCGATGTCGCCAACCTCCAGGCCGCCCTCGCGCAGGTCAAGGCGCGGGAGGCGTTCCTGACCGCCGCCTCTCCGGGCGTGATCTCCCTGTTTTTCCGGAACGACCACTACCCGAGCCACGAGACCTATCTCTTCGCCATCGCCGAGGCGATGAAGCACGAGTACGAGACGGTCGCGGGGGCCGGGCTCGTTCTCCAGGTCGATTGCCCCGATCTGGCGATGGGGCGTCACATCCAGTTCGCCGACCTGAGCGTCGAGGAGTTCCGAGGGATGGCCCGGTTGCACCTCGAAGCCCTCGACTACGCGCTGGCGGGGGTGCCTCCGGAGCAGTCGCGGATCCACCTCTGCTGGGGAAACTATGAAGGCCCACATCACTACGACGTACCCCTGGCCGAGATCATCGACCTCGTGTTCGCGGCCCGGCCCGCCGCCGTCTCCTTCGAGGCCGCCAACCCGCGCCACGCCCACGAGTGGCGCGTCTTCGAGAGTGTGAAGGTGCCGGGCGGCAAGGTCATCGTCCCGGGGGTCATCGACTCGACCACGAACTTCATCGAGCACCCCGCGTTGATCGCCGAGCGCATCGGCCGCTATGCCCGGCTGGTCGGCCGCGAGAACGTCATCGCCGGATCGGACTGCGGATTCGGCACCTGGGTCGGCCAGGCGGCCGTGGACCCGGACATCGTCTGGGCCAAGCTCGGGAGCCTTGCCGAGGGAGCGCGGCTGGCCTCGCGGGAGCTCTGGTAG
- a CDS encoding LLM class F420-dependent oxidoreductase yields the protein MDYGVVMFPTEYAIAPDELARALEERGFESVWFPEHTHIPARRRSAWPGGGDLPRDYWSSYDPFVALMAAAAATRRLKLGTGICLVVERDPITTAKEVATLDRLSHGRVLFGIGGGWNAEEMENHGAEWKTRWRLLRERVLAMKEIWTKPEAEFHGQFVRFDKIWADPKPLQKPHPPIIIGGDGATTFDRVVEFGDGWMPILRPNKNPVERIPELRARLTKAGRDPRSAPVSIFFAPPKREALDALAAAGVSRAIFGLPSEPRDAVLPRLDAYAKVMRG from the coding sequence ATGGACTACGGCGTCGTGATGTTCCCCACCGAGTACGCGATTGCCCCAGACGAGCTGGCCCGCGCACTCGAGGAGCGCGGGTTCGAGTCGGTGTGGTTCCCAGAGCACACGCACATCCCCGCGAGACGGCGGAGCGCCTGGCCGGGCGGGGGCGACCTCCCGAGGGATTACTGGTCGTCCTACGACCCCTTCGTCGCGCTGATGGCCGCGGCCGCGGCGACCAGGCGCCTGAAGCTCGGCACCGGCATCTGCCTCGTCGTCGAGCGGGACCCGATCACCACGGCCAAGGAGGTAGCCACCCTCGACCGGCTGTCGCACGGCCGCGTCCTCTTCGGCATCGGCGGCGGCTGGAACGCCGAGGAGATGGAGAACCACGGCGCCGAGTGGAAGACGCGCTGGCGGTTGCTCCGCGAGCGCGTGCTCGCCATGAAGGAGATCTGGACCAAGCCCGAGGCCGAGTTCCACGGCCAGTTCGTCCGCTTCGACAAGATCTGGGCCGATCCGAAGCCGCTTCAGAAGCCGCACCCGCCCATCATCATCGGCGGCGACGGGGCGACCACGTTCGACCGCGTCGTGGAGTTCGGCGACGGCTGGATGCCGATCCTGCGCCCGAACAAGAACCCGGTCGAGCGCATCCCCGAGCTGCGCGCGAGGCTCACGAAGGCGGGGCGCGATCCGAGATCGGCGCCCGTGTCCATCTTCTTCGCGCCGCCGAAGCGGGAGGCGCTGGACGCGCTGGCGGCGGCCGGCGTCTCGCGCGCGATCTTCGGCCTGCCGTCGGAGCCCCGCGACGCCGTGCTGCCGCGGCTCGACGCGTACGCGAAGGTGATGCGGGGCTAG
- a CDS encoding cytosine permease encodes MILADIFIKRKAHIDVDELYREPEESAYGYINWGGIVAFLVGLIAGWTVEDGLVPALQGPISTGLLSGNPRLTVR; translated from the coding sequence GTGATCCTGGCCGACATCTTCATCAAGCGCAAGGCCCACATCGACGTCGACGAACTCTATCGGGAGCCGGAGGAGAGCGCATATGGCTATATCAACTGGGGAGGGATCGTGGCGTTTCTCGTCGGCCTCATCGCCGGGTGGACGGTTGAGGACGGCCTCGTCCCCGCACTGCAGGGACCCATCTCAACCGGGCTGCTCAGCGGTAACCCGCGCCTGACCGTGCGCTGA
- a CDS encoding ABC transporter substrate-binding protein, translating into MIARRDWLKLSGAALAGAVLAPPSTALAQAPKRGGTLTVRVWDPPHFDPYLTVAFKTQIVYSFTHSRLLKHKAGPGVQPGSFVLEGDLAESWSQSNDTTYVFKLRKGIRWHNKPPVNGRELTAEDVVYSLDRFRTVKGNPQNYLLAMVDRVEAPDRYTVKVTLKEPYVWFLDIVATPMTGAIVARECVEKFGDLKKWEATVGSGPWMLDSYRPNVGMTLVRHPQYFVPGLPYVDRVELVVDEDEASRMAAFLGKKYDIGPEFMGAINRPDWNQIKARLQRLRPDLKTVEFASNVRMGVAMRGDRPPFSDVRVRRAVSLAVNRQDLIDATAGVGVLNPPGLPAVLRDWSLPVDQLGEGARYYRHDPVEARRLLAEAGYPRGFQTVVDFHSYGQTEFLDGVQLVIKYLKDVGIDAKLNQKEYGAWISSVPLGKYEGMAYGPATPFLDADSFLATAYLPDSPRNNLKVNDPPLTDLILRQRRVADPVRRRELIHDIQRHLAKMVYRAEAYSILTIAVWDAALKNYGPNLGYDYGGRLMAAWLDR; encoded by the coding sequence GTGATCGCCCGTCGTGATTGGCTCAAGCTCTCCGGCGCCGCCTTGGCCGGCGCCGTCCTCGCGCCTCCCAGCACCGCTCTCGCCCAGGCCCCCAAACGCGGCGGGACTCTCACCGTGCGGGTCTGGGACCCGCCGCACTTCGACCCGTATCTCACCGTTGCCTTCAAGACCCAGATCGTCTACAGCTTCACCCACAGCCGGCTGCTCAAGCACAAGGCCGGGCCCGGGGTGCAGCCCGGCAGCTTCGTCCTCGAAGGCGACCTTGCGGAGTCCTGGAGCCAGTCCAACGACACCACCTACGTCTTCAAGCTGCGGAAGGGCATCCGGTGGCACAACAAACCTCCGGTCAACGGGCGCGAGCTGACCGCCGAGGACGTGGTCTACAGCCTCGACCGCTTCCGCACCGTCAAGGGCAACCCTCAGAACTACCTGCTCGCCATGGTCGACCGGGTCGAGGCCCCCGATCGCTACACGGTCAAGGTCACCCTCAAGGAGCCATACGTCTGGTTCCTGGACATTGTGGCGACCCCCATGACCGGCGCCATCGTCGCCCGCGAGTGCGTGGAGAAGTTCGGCGACCTCAAGAAGTGGGAGGCCACGGTCGGCTCCGGCCCGTGGATGCTCGACAGCTATCGGCCTAACGTCGGGATGACCCTGGTGCGGCACCCGCAGTACTTCGTCCCCGGGCTCCCCTACGTGGACCGCGTCGAGCTGGTGGTGGACGAGGATGAGGCGTCCCGGATGGCCGCGTTCCTGGGGAAGAAGTACGACATCGGCCCTGAATTCATGGGGGCCATCAACCGGCCCGACTGGAACCAGATCAAGGCCCGGCTCCAGAGGCTGCGGCCCGACCTCAAGACGGTCGAGTTTGCGTCCAACGTGCGCATGGGAGTTGCCATGCGCGGCGACAGGCCTCCGTTCAGCGACGTGCGGGTGCGCCGGGCCGTGTCCCTGGCCGTCAACCGCCAGGACCTCATCGACGCCACCGCTGGAGTGGGCGTGCTCAATCCGCCCGGCTTGCCGGCCGTGCTCCGGGACTGGTCGCTCCCCGTGGACCAGCTCGGCGAGGGCGCTCGCTACTACCGGCACGACCCGGTGGAGGCCAGGCGGCTCCTCGCGGAGGCGGGCTACCCGCGAGGCTTCCAGACCGTGGTGGACTTTCACAGCTACGGCCAGACCGAGTTCTTGGATGGCGTGCAGCTCGTCATCAAGTACCTCAAGGACGTGGGCATCGACGCGAAGCTCAACCAGAAGGAGTACGGCGCCTGGATCTCGTCCGTGCCGCTGGGGAAGTACGAGGGCATGGCCTACGGGCCCGCGACCCCGTTTCTCGATGCCGACAGCTTCCTGGCTACCGCCTACCTGCCGGACAGCCCGCGCAACAACTTGAAGGTCAATGACCCGCCGCTCACCGACCTGATCCTCCGTCAGCGGCGCGTCGCGGACCCGGTCCGGCGGCGAGAGCTGATCCACGACATCCAGCGCCACCTGGCCAAGATGGTCTATCGAGCGGAGGCCTATTCCATCCTCACCATCGCGGTGTGGGATGCGGCGCTCAAGAACTATGGCCCGAACCTGGGCTACGATTACGGCGGGCGCCTCATGGCCGCCTGGCTGGACCGCTAA
- a CDS encoding ABC transporter substrate-binding protein: protein MSERLTSSLARRDWLKLSGAALAGVALAPPGAAFAQAPKRGGTLTVRVWDPPHFDPYLIVAFKTQIVYSFTHSRLLKHKAGPGVTPGTFVLEGDLAESWSQADDTTYVFKLRKGIRWHNKPPVNGRELTAEDVVYSLDRFRTVKGNPQNYLRAMVDRVEAPDRYTVKVTLKAPYVWFPDIVANPMTGAIVARECVEKFGDLKKWEATVGSGPWMLDSYRPNVGMTLVRHPQYFVPGLPYVDGVELVIDEDQASRMAAFLGRKYDLGPEFLGTIQRADWNGLKDQFQRRRPGLRTVEFPNAVRGNVNMRTDKPPFSDVRVRRAVSHAINRQAIIDAVADGVGVFNSPGVPAALRDWSLPFDQLGEGARYYKHDPVEARRLLAEAGYPKGFQTVVDFHSFGVVQLVDAVQLVIKDLKDVGIDAKLNQKEYGAFITTTVLGKYEGIVYGPNTPFLDPDSFLATAYLPDNPRNMLHVNDPVLTDLVLRQRRVQDPAKRRELIHETQRYLAKQVYGVDVFSAVVIAAWDQALKNYAPNIGFDYGGRLMAAWLDR, encoded by the coding sequence ATGAGCGAGCGCCTGACCTCTTCCCTGGCCCGTCGTGATTGGCTCAAGCTCTCCGGCGCCGCCCTGGCCGGCGTCGCCCTGGCGCCTCCCGGCGCCGCTTTCGCCCAGGCCCCCAAGCGCGGCGGGACTCTCACGGTGCGCGTCTGGGACCCGCCGCACTTCGACCCGTATCTGATCGTCGCTTTCAAGACCCAGATCGTCTACAGCTTCACCCACAGCCGGCTGCTCAAGCACAAGGCCGGGCCCGGTGTCACGCCCGGCACCTTCGTCCTCGAAGGCGACCTTGCGGAGTCCTGGAGCCAAGCCGACGACACCACCTACGTCTTCAAGCTGCGGAAGGGCATCCGGTGGCACAACAAACCTCCGGTCAACGGGCGCGAGTTGACCGCCGAGGACGTGGTCTACAGCCTCGACCGCTTCCGCACCGTCAAGGGCAACCCCCAGAACTACCTGCGCGCGATGGTGGACCGGGTCGAGGCCCCCGACCGCTACACGGTCAAGGTCACCCTCAAGGCGCCCTACGTCTGGTTCCCTGACATCGTGGCCAACCCCATGACCGGCGCCATCGTCGCCCGCGAGTGCGTGGAGAAGTTCGGCGACCTCAAGAAGTGGGAGGCCACGGTCGGCTCCGGCCCGTGGATGCTCGACAGCTATCGGCCCAACGTCGGCATGACCCTGGTACGGCACCCGCAGTACTTCGTCCCGGGGCTCCCCTACGTGGACGGCGTCGAGCTGGTCATCGACGAGGATCAGGCCTCCAGGATGGCGGCATTCCTCGGGAGGAAGTACGACCTCGGGCCCGAGTTCCTGGGAACGATCCAGCGGGCCGACTGGAACGGGCTCAAGGACCAGTTCCAGAGGAGGCGTCCAGGCCTTCGAACCGTGGAGTTCCCGAACGCGGTGCGCGGGAACGTCAACATGCGGACCGACAAGCCCCCGTTCAGTGACGTGCGGGTGCGCCGCGCCGTCTCCCACGCGATCAATCGCCAGGCCATCATCGACGCCGTCGCCGACGGCGTGGGAGTCTTCAACTCACCCGGCGTGCCGGCGGCGCTCCGGGACTGGTCGCTGCCGTTCGACCAGCTCGGCGAAGGCGCTCGCTACTACAAGCACGACCCGGTGGAGGCCCGCCGGCTTCTCGCCGAGGCGGGCTACCCGAAGGGCTTCCAGACCGTGGTGGACTTCCACAGCTTCGGCGTGGTCCAGCTCGTGGACGCCGTCCAGCTCGTCATCAAGGACCTCAAGGACGTGGGGATCGACGCCAAGCTCAACCAGAAGGAGTACGGCGCCTTCATCACGACCACCGTGCTCGGGAAGTACGAGGGCATTGTCTACGGACCCAACACTCCCTTCCTCGACCCCGACAGCTTCCTCGCCACCGCCTATCTCCCGGACAACCCGCGCAACATGCTGCACGTCAACGACCCGGTCCTCACCGATCTCGTGCTGCGCCAGCGGCGGGTCCAGGATCCCGCGAAGCGGCGCGAGCTGATCCACGAGACCCAGCGCTACCTGGCCAAGCAAGTCTACGGCGTGGATGTCTTCTCCGCCGTGGTGATCGCGGCGTGGGACCAGGCGCTCAAGAACTACGCTCCAAACATCGGCTTCGACTATGGCGGTCGGCTGATGGCTGCCTGGCTCGACCGGTAG